Proteins found in one Bacillota bacterium genomic segment:
- a CDS encoding ABC transporter ATP-binding protein has product MQGGWFMDRAVTVENLSKTYRRPGGAKVSAIDSVSFQVPSGSIFGLLGPNGAGKTTTVKSICGLIKPDSGTISVHGHDVFRQRTLALQQVSAVLEGNRNIYWRLTPKENLKFLATIRGRTRRKLKAEIEELLTIFGLEAQANQPVRKLSRGMQQKLAIAITLISKAPVLLLDEPTLGLDVKVSYEVRKLLQRIVSEHKRAIIVTTHNMNVVEDICEQVVIINEGRVVANDRTENLLKLFQARSYHLTVGSLSDEQQRLLTDIPHLSLEQQIGEWRIALDIEVAPALWPVLDLLRQEETVIESITRQELNFEKVFLELMGGDEA; this is encoded by the coding sequence ATGCAAGGAGGATGGTTTATGGACAGGGCAGTAACTGTAGAGAATTTGTCAAAAACATATCGTCGACCCGGAGGCGCCAAAGTATCGGCGATAGATTCAGTCAGCTTTCAGGTGCCCAGTGGCTCGATTTTTGGTCTTCTGGGTCCAAACGGTGCCGGCAAAACAACAACCGTCAAGTCAATCTGTGGATTAATCAAGCCAGATTCCGGCACCATAAGTGTCCACGGACATGATGTTTTTCGCCAGCGCACCCTGGCCTTACAGCAAGTATCCGCTGTGCTCGAGGGAAACCGCAATATCTACTGGCGCCTTACCCCTAAAGAAAACCTGAAATTTTTAGCAACAATCCGCGGACGCACACGCCGGAAGTTGAAAGCGGAAATTGAAGAACTGCTGACTATTTTCGGCCTGGAAGCCCAGGCCAATCAACCGGTGCGTAAGCTCTCCCGGGGGATGCAGCAAAAGTTGGCGATTGCCATCACTTTGATTAGTAAGGCGCCCGTGCTCTTGTTGGATGAGCCCACACTGGGGCTCGATGTCAAGGTCTCTTACGAGGTGCGCAAACTCCTGCAAAGGATTGTCAGTGAACATAAGCGCGCAATTATCGTGACCACCCATAATATGAATGTCGTTGAGGATATCTGTGAACAAGTTGTGATTATAAACGAGGGGCGAGTTGTGGCCAATGACCGCACCGAAAACCTGCTGAAACTGTTCCAGGCCCGCTCCTATCACCTGACTGTTGGCAGTCTCAGTGACGAACAGCAGCGGCTTTTGACTGACATTCCCCACCTGAGCCTGGAGCAACAGATCGGAGAATGGCGGATTGCCCTGGACATCGAAGTAGCTCCTGCCCTCTGGCCGGTCCTGGACTTGCTTAGACAAGAGGAAACCGTTATTGAATCAATTACACGCCAGGAGTTAAACTTCGAAAAAGTTTTCCTGGAACTGATGGGAGGGGACGAAGCATGA